DNA sequence from the Vicia villosa cultivar HV-30 ecotype Madison, WI linkage group LG3, Vvil1.0, whole genome shotgun sequence genome:
ATATCGTCTAAACTTCCTGCTAATTAATTCCTATTGATTCAACTTCATCATTGCTATGCTAAATTCATATTTCTGCTACACAAATTAATCTGCTAAGCTTTTGCTCCAATCTATTATAAATGCTATTTTCTGCTAAAATAACTCTGATCATAATTATTCTTAATTCTGCTAATTATCTTAGGCTTGTAGTTCAATTGTACTaattaactataattaattataagtATACTTAATTTATTTCTCTAGAGAACTAGTCATATAATTACATATGTCAATTTATCTGGCTAAGAAACATTCACagtaaaacaaaacaaaggtgGGGGTGCCCacccttcatatatatatatatatatatatatatatatatatatatatatatatatatatatatatatatatatatttgcaaagCTGCACACAACACACGTGGAGAGGAAGAGAGTGGGGTGGGGCGCCCATCCCTTCTCTAAGGGGGCCCCGCCCCATAaatactttttttcttttctttttcgttcATTCTCTGTttcaacaatttcaacacaagGCTATCACGACATCACAATTCAACACAGTCCTACCTTTCTCTACTATTAAATCCCAACTCAACACAGCATCAACAACGGCAATATACATACTTTTCACTTAACACAGTTTTCACAATTATCAGTTATGAACTTATCAAAATCAAATACCACAGAAATCAACACAATAAGACAAATCATATAATCTCAATCCTATATACTAACCATCATGATCCTGGTTATaagattcgaaccccacccttaccttgggatTGAACGGAGCTCGAAAATTCGATCGGAATCGTGACTGCCAAAATTGAATCCTAAGCTGCTAGCACCAAAACCCTTGATCCCAAAATTCTTTTCCTCTCTGCTACGTATTGTTGGTATTTGGTTCTCTCAGGTTTTGTTTTGTAACTACTACCACCACTCTAACAAACCTAATAAACTAAATGGGCTTCTAAACTCAAGTTTGGGTTTTACCAACTAATACCCCTCTATTGCCAATATCACACATAATCTCAACTCACTTGTTTAATTAAAACTCTCAATTTACTTGCTAACTCTTATTTTATGGTCTAACTTAATTTATTCAGAAATTCTCAAAATAATACCtgacactctaataatatttctaataccaaaaatattaaaaatctcgattaattatcgatccgctatccctaactaataccgactaaatcgtcccaaaacgcgaaaaatTCCATACActccaaacgtctaaattaagcgaataatcgaatttctggGTGTTACAAAGGCTACTTCAAAGAATATTAAATTGCTCTTCAACATTCAAAGACCACTTCCAAAGCAACACCAACATCACTTCAAATTTGTAAGTTTTTAAAACTTGAAATGTATGATTGAAATTGATATTAGGGTGTTAGAAATTAGTATAATGTATTACATTGAAGTTATTATATGTCACTGGATATACTTAGAAaggaaaatattcattttggAGCATTTAGGGCAAGGTGTGGAGGTTCTGCAAAAATGGAGTTCGCAGGggggtttcggaagtgcatttccgaaaacacctccttgACCAGTttcagaaatgtacttccgaaattaacccataaatgtttttttttattttcttgattgcgTGTTTCGCATTCTTATGGATTTCAATTTTTCAGGAAAATTGCAGGCAACCCCGCATGACTTAGACAGGGCAGAGAGACCCagacagcgtcggctagacgcgagcgggcgacaTAGTTGACATCGACACAGGGATGGGGTAGAGTACGAGTACCCGTCCAGATGGATGAGGTTGGTTCCTCATCTGGATcaaggagtcggctggctcgggtgtcTTCTTCCCGTCAGGAGGAGGTACGAGAGGATGAGGTGGAGGTAAGATACCAGGAGGATGAGGAGATACTTGATGCTGACCCTCCgtacggggaggaggaggagggcttCCCAGGAGGTCCTAGGGTCACTTCCGcgctgatttcctaccacgacCATGTCGCTCAAAGTGTCTggaagggagaggtattttttaatttaaccaactttataatttaaccgttttttatttagctttttattccacatttgttgtaacaggaaagaCCGACGATAAAATCTGTTAACCACGCGCGGAAGATTTTTGATCTGTTTAAACTATAGGCCCAATGGTTTAATGATGTGGTAAGTGCTTTCGGGCTCGGCGGGTTGTGCATGATCGGGTATACCACTATCAGCCAGCATGCAGGGGGCTTTcatggagcggtggcacaaggagacgtcttctttccacttacttGTTGgagagttgacgatcaccttgcacgatgttcagtgtctgctccacctgccgatcataGGGAGGCTGTTGCACCATTCCCAGATACAGAGGGTCGAGATGATTGAGTGGATGGTCGACTATCTGAGTATGGACCCATACATGGCTGACTATGAGTGTCGGGCGATGAGTGGGGCCCATGTTTGGTTCTCAAGCTTGAGAGAGCTGTATGagaaccacctggtggcggcggccaaGTCCGAGCAAAAGGGGGATAAGCTTTTTATAGAGTATCACCgtgctggttcatgttcttggtaggcACTAAACTCTTTGTGGGCAAGAGTGCAACCTACATCGACGTGACATATCTttgctacttcatggacctgactaccattcacttgtggaactgggggtcagctattcaggtatacctataccagaagctgaatgaagcctccaactggaggaacaGGTAGTTGACTGAATCTTCCACACTCTTGACGGTACGTTTccttttaattatttcacatttattaatggttcatatttatttttaacatttatCGTATTTGTATCTCAAggatggatcatctcctacttcccccgcgtCCACGGCTTCGCCATTGATCCTACGTACACTGACGCCTTGCCTAAGGCCACCCGATACAttctccaaagggggaacaaCGCAGTGCTACCATATCGCGTGTACCTCGGCCGCACAACTCATGATGACATCCGTTGGACGTCGTTCACCGACTACCGTGTTGTTGTCCCGTTCGACCGCATTGCGTTATACTCTGGTTGGTTGGCATGCggggccaacaccatggtgaggtatctgccTGAGTGGTGCATGAGGCAGTTTGGACGTGTGCAGCTGATACCGAGGTCActgtttgaggctgctcccgacacagttatcCGAGTGGAGCTCACTGTTATATTTGAGGACTGGGCAAATCTTTTGGTCCTTGAGGAGTATCGGCGTATGCAGGCCACCCAAGAGTGGCATTGTGTGGATGGGTATGTGACATGGttttatcgggtgtcacatcctctgctaaCACCTGACGCACTCGGAGCTCCTAAGCCAGCACACggggagatcttggagaaccagcaggccgaggatgaccatgccactgatgtCCTGCCGATATGCCAGTGAATAGAGATGCTTGAGCGGGACGCATTAGACCGAAGTATTATCGCGCACGACGGTCCAGAGGCAGTTGCCATtgtggagaggatggtcggtgatGCGGGCGGTGCGACGGCATATacgaggcagaggaggtcccagagaGTTAtggttaggcatactcagtagcgGTTCCGGTTTATTTTTCGTTGACTTTATTGTATTCGGATTGTATTTCTTGACATTTACGTACACTATTTgttgtatatataatattaatattttattccaaTATGCgtgttatattttgtttatagCAAGCACTGTTTACTGCAAGCGTTGTCGTTTAATTTAAAATACGAGACTATACAttgtttagaaagaaaaaaaaagaagacaatttctgcatatttcggagatgcatatccgaaaacaccaaaaaatgtgaaaaatggtgttttcggagatgcatctcaaaAAATACCCCGCATTTAtgattttcggaaatgcatctccgaattctggaaaaatttgaaaataaaaacttcggagatgcatctccgaaacatgGCTATTTCGGAATTTTCGGTAGGGGTTCTTCCCATAGGAGAAAGAAATTGTCTAAGTTAAATTCACATCTAATACCAAACTTATTTGAACCAAACGTAATTGCTCTTAGAAGTAAGAATCATCATTACTCAGCGTTGGATTACATCACTTAATTAAAGAGTATGGATACGTGATTCATAATCGaaagtataaattttttttgaCAATTCTTTCTAGGATACtccaaatattcaaattatcatTCATCGTTGAAGATACAAGGCTAGTGGAATCAAATCTTGAAGATCCAACTACTTTTTCCATTTATTCTCTTTCTCTGTGCTTTGTTTTTGTCCTTGTGCATTTCTGTGTTTGGAACCACATCAATATTCTCTTTCTGTactttgtttttgttcttgtgcAGTTTGGAACCACATCAAAATGCCAAGA
Encoded proteins:
- the LOC131657742 gene encoding uncharacterized protein LOC131657742 codes for the protein MDEVGSSSGSRSRLARVSSSRQEEVREDEVEVRYQEDEEILDADPPYGEEEEGFPGGWIISYFPRVHGFAIDPTYTDALPKATRYILQRGNNAVLPYRVYLGRTTHDDIRWTSFTDYRVVVPFDRIALYSGWLACGANTMVRYLPEWCMRQFGRVQLIPRSLFEAAPDTVIRVELTVIFEDWANLLVLEEYRRMQATQEWHCVDGYVTWFYRVSHPLLTPDALGAPKPAHGEILENQQAEDDHATDVLPICQ